In Pseudomonas fluorescens, a genomic segment contains:
- a CDS encoding SDR family NAD(P)-dependent oxidoreductase gives MQIENKVFLVSGGASGLGAATAEMLIAAGAKVMLVDLNAEAVAAKARQLGDNARSAVADISQEAAAEAAVKAAVAAFGGLHGLVNCAGVVRGEKILGKNGPHALASFAQVINVNLIGSFNLLRLAAAAIAETEANAEGERGVIINTASVAAFDGQIGQAAYAASKGAIASLTLPAARELARFGIRVMTIAPGIFETPMMAGMTPEVRDSLAAGVPFPPRLGKPAEYAALVRHIIENSMLNGEVIRLDGALRMAAK, from the coding sequence ATGCAGATTGAAAACAAGGTTTTTCTGGTCAGCGGCGGCGCTTCGGGCCTCGGCGCGGCCACGGCCGAGATGCTGATCGCGGCCGGTGCCAAGGTCATGCTGGTGGACCTGAACGCCGAAGCCGTCGCCGCCAAGGCCCGGCAACTGGGTGACAACGCCCGCAGCGCCGTGGCGGATATCAGCCAGGAAGCCGCCGCCGAAGCCGCCGTAAAGGCCGCCGTGGCTGCCTTTGGTGGTCTGCATGGCCTGGTTAACTGCGCCGGCGTGGTGCGTGGCGAGAAAATCCTCGGCAAGAACGGTCCCCACGCGTTGGCCAGCTTCGCCCAGGTGATCAACGTCAACCTGATCGGCAGCTTCAACCTGCTGCGCCTGGCCGCGGCGGCCATCGCCGAAACCGAAGCCAATGCCGAGGGCGAACGCGGGGTGATCATCAACACCGCGTCGGTCGCAGCGTTTGACGGGCAGATCGGCCAGGCGGCGTATGCGGCTTCCAAAGGCGCGATCGCCAGCCTGACCCTGCCGGCGGCACGGGAACTGGCGCGATTCGGCATTCGCGTGATGACCATCGCCCCGGGCATCTTCGAAACGCCAATGATGGCGGGCATGACCCCGGAAGTCCGCGATTCTCTCGCCGCCGGCGTGCCATTCCCGCCACGCCTGGGCAAACCTGCCGAGTACGCCGCGTTGGTGCGGCACATCATCGAAAACAGCATGCTCAATGGCGAGGTGATCCGTCTCGACGGTGCCTTGCGCATGGCAGCCAAGTGA
- a CDS encoding acyl-CoA dehydrogenase family protein — protein sequence MQDIEYTEEQVMIRDMARDFAHGEIAPHAQAWEKAGWIDDALVAKMGELGLLGMVVPEEWGGTYVDYVAYALAVEEISAGDGATGALMSIHNSVGCGPILNYGTTEQKQTWLADLASGQAIGCFCLTEPQAGSEAHNLRTRAELRDGQWVINGAKQFVSNGKRAKLAIVFAVTDPELGKKGISAFLVPTDTPGFVVDRTEHKMGIRASDTCAVTLNQCTVPEANLLGERGKGLAIALSNLEGGRIGIAAQALGIARAAFEAALAYARDRVQFDKAIIEHQSVANLLADMQTRLNAARLLILHAARLRSAGKPCLSEASQAKLFASEMAEKVCSSAMQIHGGYGYLEDYPVERYYRDARITQIYEGTSEIQRMVIARELKNYQL from the coding sequence ATGCAAGATATTGAATACACTGAAGAACAAGTCATGATTCGTGACATGGCACGCGACTTTGCCCATGGCGAAATCGCCCCACACGCCCAGGCCTGGGAAAAAGCCGGTTGGATCGATGATGCCCTGGTCGCCAAGATGGGCGAGCTGGGCCTGCTGGGCATGGTCGTGCCGGAAGAATGGGGCGGCACCTACGTCGATTACGTGGCCTATGCCTTGGCGGTGGAAGAAATTTCCGCCGGTGACGGCGCCACGGGCGCACTGATGAGTATCCATAATTCAGTGGGTTGCGGGCCTATCCTCAACTACGGCACCACCGAACAGAAACAAACCTGGCTGGCGGACCTCGCCAGCGGCCAGGCCATCGGCTGCTTTTGCCTGACCGAACCCCAGGCGGGGTCCGAAGCCCATAACCTGCGTACCCGCGCCGAATTGCGCGACGGCCAGTGGGTGATCAACGGCGCCAAGCAGTTTGTCAGCAACGGCAAGCGCGCCAAGCTGGCCATTGTGTTCGCCGTCACCGACCCCGAACTGGGCAAGAAAGGCATCTCCGCCTTCCTGGTGCCCACCGATACGCCCGGGTTCGTGGTGGACCGTACCGAACACAAGATGGGCATTCGCGCGTCCGACACCTGCGCCGTCACCCTCAACCAATGCACAGTCCCCGAGGCCAACCTGCTGGGTGAGCGCGGCAAAGGCCTGGCAATTGCCCTGTCCAACCTCGAAGGTGGCCGTATTGGCATCGCCGCCCAGGCCCTGGGCATCGCCCGTGCCGCCTTTGAAGCGGCGCTGGCCTATGCCCGTGACCGCGTGCAGTTCGATAAGGCAATCATCGAGCACCAGAGCGTCGCCAACCTGTTGGCCGATATGCAAACCCGGCTGAATGCCGCGCGCCTGCTGATCCTGCACGCCGCGCGCCTGCGCAGTGCCGGCAAGCCCTGCTTGTCTGAGGCGTCCCAGGCCAAGCTGTTCGCCTCGGAAATGGCTGAAAAGGTCTGCTCCTCGGCCATGCAGATTCATGGAGGGTATGGGTACCTGGAGGATTACCCGGTGGAGCGTTACTACCGGGATGCGCGGATCACGCAGATTTACGAAGGCACCAGCGAGATCCAGCGGATGGTGATTGCCCGAGAGCTCAAGAATTACCAGCTTTGA
- a CDS encoding acyl-CoA dehydrogenase, with amino-acid sequence MLPNDEQLQISDAARQFAQERLKPFAAEWDREHRFPKEAIGEMAELGFFGMLVPEQWGGCDTGYLAYAMALEEIAVGDGACSTIMSVHNSVGCVPILTFGNDQQKEQFLKPLASGAMLGAFALTEPQAGSDASSLKTRARLEGDHYVLNGCKQFITSGQNAGIVIVFAVTDPAAGKRGISAFIVPTNSPGYTVARVEDKLGQHASDTCQILFEDVKVPVANRLGEEGEGYRIALANLEGGRVGIASQSVGMARAAFEAARDYARERESFGKALIEHQAVAFRLADMATQIAVARQMVHYAAALRDSGKPALVEASMAKLFASEMAEKVCSAALQTLGGYGYLSDFPLERIYRDVRVCQIYEGTSDIQRMVISRNL; translated from the coding sequence ATGCTCCCGAATGACGAACAGCTGCAAATCAGTGACGCGGCCCGGCAATTTGCCCAGGAACGCCTGAAACCGTTCGCCGCCGAATGGGACCGCGAGCACCGCTTTCCCAAGGAAGCCATCGGCGAAATGGCCGAATTGGGCTTTTTCGGCATGCTGGTGCCGGAACAATGGGGCGGTTGCGACACCGGCTACCTGGCCTATGCCATGGCCCTGGAAGAAATCGCCGTAGGTGACGGCGCCTGCTCGACCATCATGAGCGTGCACAACTCCGTCGGTTGCGTGCCGATTCTTACGTTCGGCAACGATCAGCAGAAAGAACAATTCCTCAAACCCCTGGCCAGCGGCGCCATGCTCGGCGCCTTTGCACTCACCGAGCCCCAAGCGGGCTCCGATGCCAGCAGCCTGAAAACCCGGGCGCGCCTGGAAGGCGACCATTACGTGTTGAACGGCTGCAAACAGTTCATCACCTCCGGGCAAAACGCCGGGATCGTGATCGTGTTTGCGGTCACCGACCCCGCCGCGGGCAAGCGCGGGATCAGCGCATTCATCGTGCCGACGAATTCACCGGGCTACACCGTGGCGCGGGTTGAAGACAAGTTGGGGCAGCATGCCTCCGACACCTGCCAGATCCTGTTTGAGGATGTGAAGGTGCCGGTGGCGAATCGCCTGGGCGAGGAGGGCGAAGGCTACCGTATCGCCCTGGCCAACCTTGAGGGCGGTCGCGTCGGTATTGCCTCGCAATCAGTGGGCATGGCCCGCGCAGCGTTCGAAGCGGCGCGCGACTATGCCCGTGAACGCGAAAGCTTTGGCAAAGCCTTGATCGAACACCAGGCCGTGGCGTTCCGCCTGGCGGACATGGCCACGCAAATCGCGGTTGCCCGTCAGATGGTGCATTACGCCGCAGCCCTGCGTGACAGCGGCAAACCGGCCTTGGTCGAGGCGTCCATGGCCAAGCTGTTCGCTTCGGAAATGGCCGAGAAAGTCTGTTCGGCCGCCTTGCAAACCTTGGGCGGTTACGGTTACCTGAGCGACTTCCCCCTGGAGCGGATCTACCGCGATGTGCGGGTCTGCCAGATCTACGAAGGCACCAGCGATATCCAGCGCATGGTCATTTCACGCAATCTTTAA
- a CDS encoding enoyl-CoA hydratase, whose amino-acid sequence MSYETILLEVQGRVGLITLNRPQALNALNAQLVSELNLALDSLEANPEIGCIVLTGSKKAFAAGADIKEMAELTYPRIYLDDLFSDSDRVANRRKPIIAAVNGFALGGGCELALMCDFILAGDTAKFGQPEINLGVLPGMGGTQRLTRAVGKAKAMEMCLTGRFIDAVEAERCGIVARIVPADELLDEALKVATLIASKSVPISMMVKESVNRAFEVSLSEGVRFERRVFHAAFATQDQKEGMAAFVAKRAPAFKDK is encoded by the coding sequence ATGAGTTACGAAACCATCCTGCTCGAAGTCCAGGGCCGTGTCGGACTGATCACCCTCAACCGCCCGCAAGCCCTGAACGCGCTGAACGCGCAACTGGTCAGTGAGCTGAACCTGGCGCTCGACAGCCTGGAAGCCAATCCGGAAATCGGCTGCATCGTGCTCACCGGCTCGAAGAAAGCCTTCGCGGCCGGTGCCGACATCAAGGAAATGGCCGAGCTGACTTACCCCCGGATCTACCTCGATGACCTGTTCAGCGACAGCGACCGCGTGGCCAACCGCCGCAAGCCGATCATCGCCGCAGTCAACGGCTTCGCCCTCGGCGGCGGCTGTGAGCTGGCGCTGATGTGCGACTTTATCCTCGCCGGCGACACTGCCAAGTTCGGCCAGCCGGAAATCAACCTTGGCGTCCTGCCGGGTATGGGCGGAACCCAGCGCCTGACCCGCGCGGTGGGCAAGGCCAAGGCCATGGAAATGTGCCTGACCGGGCGCTTCATCGACGCGGTGGAAGCGGAGCGATGCGGGATTGTCGCGCGTATCGTGCCAGCCGATGAACTGCTGGACGAAGCGCTGAAAGTCGCCACCCTGATCGCCAGCAAGTCGGTACCGATCAGCATGATGGTCAAGGAAAGCGTGAACCGCGCGTTTGAAGTCAGCCTGTCGGAAGGCGTGCGCTTTGAGCGTCGGGTGTTCCACGCAGCGTTCGCCACCCAGGATCAGAAGGAAGGGATGGCGGCGTTCGTGGCCAAGCGCGCGCCAGCGTTCAAGGATAAATAA
- a CDS encoding AMP-binding protein, producing the protein MREYLAATTEFDYQHTVDAALAGNLQGLNACVECCDRHALPGRIALFWEGKDGRSATSTFSELQDQAARFANFLLAQGVKRGDKVAGLLPRTAELLVVVFATWRIGAVYQPLFTAFGPKAIEHRLNSSGAALVVTDAVNRPKLAEVQGCPTIVTVTGPKGEGLVRGDFSFWAELPNYSKLCEPVLLDAEEPFLLMFTSGTTGPSKALSVPLKAIVAFQSYTRDAVDLRPEDAFWNVADPGWAYGIYFGVTGPLSMGHPITFYDGPFTLESTCRVINKYGITNLTGSPTAYRLLIAGGEQFARSIKGKLRIVSSAGEPLNPEVIRWFADNLGVTIHDHYGQTELGMVLCNHHGLAHPVHIGSAGFASPGHRIVVLDDDYQELPAGQPGILAIDREQSPMCWFAGYDGVKTKAFVGKYYLSGDTVELNPDGSISFVGRSDDVITTSGYRVGPFDVESALVEHPAVVEAAVVGKPDPERTELVKAFVVINEQYRATPELAEELRLHVRKRLAAHAYPREIEFVSDLPKTPSGKLQRFILRNQEIAKAQAALA; encoded by the coding sequence ATGCGTGAGTATTTGGCTGCCACCACCGAGTTTGATTACCAGCACACCGTAGATGCCGCCTTGGCTGGCAACCTGCAGGGCCTGAATGCCTGTGTTGAATGTTGCGACCGCCATGCCTTGCCGGGGCGTATCGCGTTGTTCTGGGAGGGCAAGGACGGGCGTAGCGCCACGTCCACCTTCAGCGAGTTGCAGGACCAGGCGGCACGCTTCGCCAACTTCCTGCTGGCTCAGGGCGTCAAGCGTGGCGACAAGGTCGCCGGCCTGTTGCCACGCACCGCCGAGTTGCTGGTGGTGGTGTTCGCCACCTGGCGTATCGGTGCGGTCTATCAACCGCTGTTTACGGCCTTTGGCCCCAAGGCCATTGAACACCGCTTGAACAGTTCCGGCGCTGCCCTGGTGGTCACCGATGCGGTGAATCGGCCCAAGCTCGCGGAGGTTCAGGGCTGCCCGACCATCGTCACGGTCACCGGCCCTAAAGGTGAAGGTCTGGTACGGGGCGATTTCAGCTTCTGGGCCGAGTTGCCCAACTATTCCAAGCTCTGCGAGCCGGTGCTGCTGGACGCCGAAGAGCCGTTCCTGCTGATGTTCACCTCGGGCACCACCGGGCCATCGAAAGCCTTGTCGGTACCGCTCAAGGCCATCGTTGCGTTCCAGAGCTATACCCGTGATGCGGTCGACCTGCGTCCTGAAGACGCGTTCTGGAACGTCGCCGACCCGGGCTGGGCCTACGGCATCTATTTCGGCGTGACCGGGCCGTTGTCCATGGGCCATCCGATCACCTTCTACGACGGCCCGTTCACCCTGGAAAGCACCTGCCGGGTCATCAATAAATACGGGATCACCAACCTCACCGGTTCGCCGACGGCCTATCGCCTGTTGATTGCCGGGGGCGAGCAGTTCGCCCGTTCGATCAAGGGCAAGCTGCGTATTGTCAGCAGCGCCGGCGAACCGTTGAACCCGGAAGTGATCCGCTGGTTTGCCGACAACCTGGGCGTCACCATCCACGACCACTACGGCCAGACTGAACTGGGCATGGTGCTGTGCAACCATCATGGCCTGGCGCATCCGGTACACATCGGCTCGGCTGGGTTTGCTTCGCCGGGGCATCGCATCGTGGTGCTGGATGACGATTACCAGGAGCTGCCCGCCGGCCAACCGGGCATTCTCGCCATTGACCGCGAGCAATCGCCGATGTGCTGGTTCGCCGGCTACGACGGGGTGAAGACCAAGGCGTTCGTCGGTAAGTACTACCTCAGTGGCGACACGGTCGAATTGAACCCGGACGGCAGCATCAGCTTTGTGGGGCGCAGTGATGATGTGATCACCACCTCCGGCTATCGGGTCGGCCCCTTCGACGTGGAAAGCGCGCTGGTTGAACACCCGGCCGTGGTCGAAGCCGCCGTGGTCGGCAAGCCCGACCCGGAGCGCACCGAGCTGGTGAAAGCCTTTGTGGTGATCAACGAGCAATACCGAGCGACCCCGGAGCTGGCCGAAGAGCTGCGTCTGCATGTGCGCAAGCGCCTGGCCGCGCATGCCTACCCGCGGGAAATCGAATTTGTCAGCGACTTGCCCAAGACTCCGAGCGGCAAGCTGCAACGTTTTATCTTGCGTAACCAGGAAATCGCCAAGGCCCAAGCGGCGTTGGCGTGA
- a CDS encoding acetyl-CoA C-acyltransferase yields MNDPIVIVSAARTPMGGFQGDLKGLTAPQLGAAAIRAVVERAGIANDAVDEVLFGCVLPAGLGQAPARQAALGAGLDKATRCTTLNKMCGSGMEATILAHDSLLAGSVDVVVAGGMESMSNAPYLLDRARSGYRMGHGKVLDHMFLDGLEDAYDKGRLMGTFAEDCAEHNGFTREAQDAFAIASLTRAQQAITQGCFTAEIVPVQVTVGKEQKTILHDEQPPKAKLDKIASLKPAFREGGTVTAANSSSISDGAAALLLMRESEAHKRGLKPLAVIHGHAAFADEPGLFPVAPVGAIRKLMSKTGWNLGDVDLFEINEAFAVVSLVTMSKLEIPHDKVNIHGGACALGHPIGASGARILVTLLSALRQKGLKRGVAAICIGGGEATAMAVECLY; encoded by the coding sequence ATGAATGATCCCATCGTGATTGTCAGTGCCGCGCGTACGCCCATGGGCGGGTTCCAGGGCGACCTTAAGGGCCTGACCGCGCCGCAACTGGGCGCTGCCGCGATTCGCGCGGTGGTCGAGCGCGCCGGTATCGCCAACGATGCCGTGGATGAGGTGTTGTTCGGCTGTGTACTGCCGGCCGGCCTCGGCCAGGCACCTGCGCGCCAGGCGGCCCTCGGCGCCGGGCTGGACAAGGCCACGCGCTGTACCACCCTCAACAAGATGTGTGGTTCGGGCATGGAAGCGACCATCCTGGCCCATGACTCGCTGTTGGCGGGCAGCGTCGACGTGGTGGTTGCCGGCGGCATGGAAAGCATGTCCAACGCACCGTACCTGCTGGACCGCGCCCGCAGCGGCTACCGCATGGGCCACGGCAAGGTGCTCGACCATATGTTCCTCGACGGCCTGGAAGACGCCTACGACAAGGGCCGCCTGATGGGCACCTTTGCCGAAGATTGCGCCGAGCACAACGGCTTTACCCGTGAAGCCCAGGACGCCTTCGCCATTGCCTCCCTGACCCGTGCGCAGCAGGCCATCACCCAAGGCTGCTTCACCGCCGAGATCGTCCCGGTGCAGGTCACCGTGGGCAAAGAGCAGAAGACCATCCTGCACGACGAGCAACCCCCCAAGGCCAAGCTGGACAAGATCGCCAGCCTGAAGCCGGCCTTCCGCGAAGGCGGCACCGTCACTGCGGCCAACTCCAGTTCGATTTCCGATGGCGCGGCGGCGTTGCTGCTGATGCGTGAGTCCGAGGCGCACAAGCGCGGGCTCAAGCCGTTGGCGGTGATCCACGGGCATGCGGCGTTTGCCGACGAGCCGGGCCTGTTCCCGGTGGCGCCAGTGGGGGCGATTCGCAAGCTGATGAGCAAGACCGGCTGGAACCTGGGCGACGTGGACCTGTTTGAAATCAACGAGGCCTTTGCCGTGGTCAGCCTGGTCACCATGAGCAAGCTGGAGATTCCCCACGACAAGGTCAATATCCATGGCGGCGCCTGCGCCCTGGGCCACCCGATTGGTGCCTCCGGCGCGCGGATCCTGGTGACGCTGCTTTCGGCCCTGCGCCAAAAAGGCCTCAAGCGTGGCGTTGCCGCCATTTGCATCGGCGGTGGTGAAGCCACGGCCATGGCCGTCGAATGCCTGTATTAA
- a CDS encoding RidA family protein, with product MNNDPIQRCFSAAKWEKAGGYCRALRAGNIIVTSGTVAFDEDGNPYAPNDVYLQTRRCLEIIEAALQQLGTDRTRIIATRMYTTNVNWWPEIAKAHKAFFDGCEPTTMLLGVCALIGPEYLVEIEAQAQAATP from the coding sequence ATGAACAACGATCCGATTCAGCGCTGCTTCTCAGCGGCGAAATGGGAAAAGGCCGGTGGCTACTGCCGCGCGTTGCGGGCCGGTAACATCATTGTCACCAGTGGCACAGTGGCCTTTGACGAAGACGGCAACCCCTACGCCCCAAACGACGTGTACCTGCAGACCCGGCGCTGCCTGGAGATCATCGAAGCGGCGCTCCAGCAGTTGGGCACGGACCGTACCCGAATAATTGCCACGCGCATGTACACCACCAACGTGAATTGGTGGCCGGAAATCGCCAAGGCCCATAAAGCGTTTTTTGATGGCTGCGAACCGACCACCATGTTGCTGGGCGTCTGCGCGCTGATCGGTCCGGAATATCTGGTGGAAATCGAAGCCCAGGCACAGGCGGCGACACCATGA
- a CDS encoding cytochrome P450 produces the protein MARPSPPDFSNPDTVRDPYPAFACLREHYPVYWCPHFHAWMLTRFDDVYAAQGDARRYSSDRIRQLVNAQLPEDKRAMVEPFVEKASRWMYAQDGQAHQASRQLLSRAFTPRAIDALRADIQAIVDELLSQLSDEPELMAELFNQVPARILAKLYGIPQKDALRLRRWTDDILVFLVGSLDPAYGPREALQGLEEMYEYFGDLIDQRRQAPEDDLVSRVIAAGEAAAITKGNLLAQLAFVLVAGNTTSADMLGIGLLHLLLNPDQLQALRADLSLMACAIEEMLRIDPSGQFSHRVLREDIELKGRMMRKGELVFLVRAAANRDAAHFLDPDRFDIRREKNDHLAFGRGEHFCMGTALFRLEAHIVFTSLLMRFPNLRLIDGKPPVWRTNNLQFRGLKTIHVELH, from the coding sequence ATGGCCCGTCCATCACCGCCCGACTTTTCCAACCCAGACACCGTTCGTGATCCCTATCCGGCGTTTGCCTGTCTGCGCGAACATTATCCGGTGTACTGGTGCCCCCATTTCCACGCCTGGATGCTGACCCGTTTTGATGACGTCTACGCAGCGCAGGGTGATGCCAGGCGCTACTCCTCCGACCGGATACGCCAATTGGTGAATGCCCAATTGCCAGAGGACAAACGCGCGATGGTCGAGCCTTTTGTGGAAAAAGCCTCGCGGTGGATGTATGCCCAGGACGGCCAGGCACACCAGGCCAGTCGCCAATTGTTGAGCCGGGCCTTTACCCCGCGCGCCATCGACGCATTGCGCGCAGATATCCAGGCGATTGTCGATGAGCTGCTGTCGCAATTGAGCGACGAACCGGAGCTGATGGCCGAGCTGTTCAACCAGGTGCCGGCGCGTATCCTGGCCAAACTCTATGGGATCCCGCAAAAAGACGCGCTGAGGCTGCGGCGCTGGACTGATGACATTCTGGTGTTTCTGGTGGGCAGCCTGGACCCGGCGTATGGCCCCCGCGAAGCCCTGCAAGGGCTGGAAGAAATGTATGAGTATTTCGGCGACCTGATCGATCAGCGCCGCCAGGCGCCCGAAGACGACCTTGTCAGCCGTGTGATCGCCGCGGGCGAGGCAGCTGCCATCACCAAGGGCAATTTACTCGCGCAACTGGCGTTCGTGCTGGTGGCCGGCAACACAACCAGCGCCGACATGCTGGGTATTGGCCTGCTGCACTTGCTGCTCAATCCCGATCAGTTGCAGGCGCTGCGGGCCGACCTTTCACTCATGGCGTGCGCCATCGAAGAAATGCTGCGGATCGACCCCTCGGGTCAATTCAGCCACCGCGTGCTGCGGGAGGACATCGAACTCAAGGGCCGCATGATGCGCAAGGGCGAGCTGGTATTTCTGGTCCGCGCCGCCGCCAACCGCGACGCCGCGCACTTCCTGGACCCGGACCGTTTTGATATCCGACGCGAAAAGAACGACCACCTGGCCTTTGGGCGCGGCGAACACTTCTGCATGGGGACCGCGCTGTTTCGGCTGGAGGCCCATATCGTGTTCACCAGCCTGCTGATGCGGTTCCCCAACCTGCGCTTGATCGATGGGAAGCCACCGGTTTGGCGCACCAACAACTTGCAGTTTCGAGGCCTGAAAACCATTCATGTGGAGCTCCACTGA
- a CDS encoding enoyl-CoA hydratase/isomerase family protein: MTAQVSSEASHTDNLQHEVLAQVRNHIGHLTLNRPAGLNAITLDMVRSLSRQLQAWADDPQVYAVVLRGAGEKAFCAGGDIRSLYDSFKNGDTLHEDFFVEEYALDLAIHHYRKPVLALMDGFVLGGGMGLVQGADLRVVTERSRLAMPEVAIGYFPDVGGSYFLPRIPGELGIYLGVTGVQIRAADALYCGLADWYLDSTRLADLDQKLDRLAWQDSPLKDLQGVLAKLAVQQLPDAPLAALRSPIDHFFALPDVPSMVEQLQEVTVADSHEWAMTTANLMKTRSPLAMAVTLQMLRRGRRLPLEQCFALELHLDRQWFERGDLIEGVRALIIDKDKTPRWNPPTLHELNANHVESFFHTFKQVAN; the protein is encoded by the coding sequence ATGACTGCTCAGGTTTCATCCGAAGCAAGCCATACCGATAATCTGCAGCACGAAGTACTGGCCCAAGTGCGTAACCATATTGGCCACCTCACCCTCAATCGCCCTGCCGGCTTAAACGCCATCACCCTGGACATGGTCCGCAGCCTGTCTCGCCAGCTGCAGGCCTGGGCCGATGACCCTCAGGTCTACGCCGTGGTACTGCGCGGTGCCGGCGAAAAAGCCTTCTGCGCCGGTGGCGATATCCGTTCCCTCTACGACAGCTTCAAGAACGGCGACACGCTGCACGAGGATTTTTTCGTCGAGGAATACGCCCTCGACCTGGCCATCCACCATTACCGCAAACCCGTACTGGCCCTGATGGACGGGTTTGTCCTTGGCGGCGGCATGGGCCTGGTGCAAGGCGCGGATCTGCGCGTCGTCACCGAACGCAGTCGCCTGGCGATGCCGGAAGTGGCTATCGGTTATTTCCCTGACGTGGGCGGCAGTTATTTCCTGCCGCGCATCCCAGGCGAGCTGGGTATCTACCTGGGCGTCACCGGCGTGCAGATTCGCGCGGCTGACGCGCTGTACTGCGGGCTGGCGGATTGGTACCTGGACAGCACCAGGCTGGCCGACCTCGACCAGAAACTCGATCGCCTGGCATGGCAGGACTCCCCACTCAAGGACCTGCAAGGCGTACTTGCCAAACTGGCCGTACAGCAACTGCCCGACGCGCCGCTCGCGGCCTTACGCTCGCCTATCGATCATTTCTTTGCACTGCCGGACGTACCGAGCATGGTCGAACAGTTGCAGGAAGTCACCGTGGCTGACAGCCATGAATGGGCCATGACCACCGCCAACCTGATGAAAACCCGCTCGCCGCTGGCCATGGCGGTGACCTTGCAAATGCTGCGGCGCGGTCGCCGTCTCCCCCTGGAACAGTGCTTTGCCCTGGAGCTGCACCTGGACCGCCAATGGTTCGAGCGTGGCGACCTGATCGAAGGCGTGCGCGCCCTGATTATCGACAAGGACAAAACCCCACGTTGGAATCCGCCGACGCTCCATGAGTTGAATGCCAACCATGTCGAGAGCTTCTTCCACACCTTCAAGCAGGTTGCGAACTAA
- a CDS encoding alpha/beta hydrolase, translating into MTPEQARKEVRDAVVMDVSDLTLATEGRPVGVRLYRPARPAPAPVLMYFHGGGWVTGDLDTHDSFCRVMSEWAGCAVVAVDYPRPPEHRFPAAVKSCYTATSWIARNGASLGLDPQRIAVAGGGSGGGLAAVICQMARDLGAPPIGFQLLLYPVLDCLARNRSRRNFANGFGLTAELMDWYLDQYVPPGIPLGHPWLSPARDTSLQGLPAALIITAGCDLLRDEGRAFARGLKRAGVPVQHKEYTGMPHGFINYPATEVSARRAVLLCAEALAGFFDPPPA; encoded by the coding sequence ATGACCCCGGAACAAGCACGCAAGGAGGTACGCGATGCCGTGGTCATGGACGTCAGCGACCTGACCTTGGCGACCGAGGGACGACCAGTGGGGGTGCGCCTGTACCGCCCCGCGCGCCCTGCCCCGGCGCCGGTGCTGATGTACTTCCACGGTGGCGGTTGGGTCACCGGGGACCTGGACACCCACGACAGCTTTTGCCGGGTCATGAGTGAGTGGGCAGGTTGCGCCGTGGTGGCGGTGGATTACCCCCGCCCACCGGAACACCGCTTTCCCGCGGCGGTGAAGAGCTGCTATACCGCCACTTCCTGGATCGCCCGCAACGGTGCGTCCCTTGGGCTGGATCCGCAGCGCATCGCGGTCGCCGGGGGCGGATCGGGTGGTGGGTTGGCGGCGGTGATCTGCCAAATGGCCAGGGACCTGGGCGCCCCGCCCATCGGTTTCCAACTGTTGCTGTACCCAGTGCTCGACTGCCTGGCGCGCAACCGCTCCCGCAGGAACTTTGCCAACGGGTTTGGCCTGACAGCCGAACTGATGGACTGGTACCTCGACCAGTACGTACCGCCCGGTATTCCCCTGGGGCATCCCTGGCTTTCGCCGGCGCGCGATACCTCGCTGCAAGGGTTGCCCGCAGCCCTGATCATTACCGCCGGCTGCGACCTCTTGCGCGATGAAGGGCGCGCCTTTGCACGTGGCTTGAAACGGGCGGGCGTGCCGGTGCAACACAAGGAATACACCGGCATGCCTCATGGCTTTATCAACTATCCTGCCACTGAGGTCAGTGCCCGGCGTGCCGTGCTGCTCTGTGCCGAGGCCCTGGCAGGCTTTTTCGACCCGCCCCCAGCCTGA